The Rhodoferax sediminis genome has a segment encoding these proteins:
- a CDS encoding TIGR03088 family PEP-CTERM/XrtA system glycosyltransferase, which produces MPDPRPLVLHVMYRFDTGGLENGIVNLINHMPAHAYRHTVLALTEVTDFRQRIERTDVDFISLHKPPGHGFWQYPRLFNLFRQLRPTIVHSRNLAALEAQVPAWAAGVPVRIHGEHGRDVGDLDGSNVAYQRMRRLYKPFVHHYTALSRDLADYLVDKVHVSPDAITQTCNGVDTDRFRPAQDGPQPIAGCPFDPAQHWLVGTVGRMQAVKDQLMLAHAFVHAMALVPELRQRVRLIMVGDGPLRAQVQNVLDTAGLGAMAWLPGQRTDVADIMRGLHAFALPSLAEGISNTILEAMASGLPVVATAVGGNADLVLQGQTGSLTSPSDPRAMALHLVALASNPQRARNMGQAGRQRAQTIFSLQVMVSTYQRVYDRQLRRLCPVRSARQHQ; this is translated from the coding sequence ATGCCAGACCCACGCCCTTTGGTGCTTCACGTGATGTATCGTTTTGACACAGGCGGTCTTGAGAATGGTATCGTCAATCTTATCAATCACATGCCGGCGCACGCATACCGGCATACGGTACTGGCGTTGACTGAGGTCACCGATTTCCGTCAGCGTATTGAGCGTACCGACGTCGATTTCATCTCGCTGCACAAGCCACCGGGTCACGGCTTCTGGCAGTACCCAAGGCTGTTCAACTTATTCCGCCAATTGCGCCCCACCATCGTGCACAGCCGGAACCTCGCCGCGCTGGAAGCGCAGGTGCCCGCCTGGGCGGCTGGCGTGCCGGTTCGCATACACGGCGAACATGGCCGCGACGTGGGGGACCTGGACGGCAGTAATGTTGCCTACCAGCGCATGCGACGGCTCTACAAGCCCTTTGTTCACCACTACACAGCGTTGTCGCGCGATCTGGCGGACTATCTGGTTGATAAGGTACATGTCTCACCAGACGCTATCACGCAGACGTGCAATGGCGTGGATACTGATCGCTTTCGGCCGGCGCAGGATGGCCCGCAACCCATCGCTGGTTGCCCGTTTGACCCGGCGCAGCACTGGCTGGTGGGTACCGTGGGCCGCATGCAAGCCGTCAAGGATCAACTCATGCTGGCACATGCTTTTGTGCACGCCATGGCGCTTGTCCCTGAACTCAGGCAACGCGTACGCCTGATCATGGTAGGGGATGGCCCGTTACGCGCACAGGTACAGAATGTGCTGGACACAGCGGGACTGGGCGCAATGGCCTGGTTACCGGGCCAGCGCACTGATGTAGCCGACATCATGCGTGGCTTGCATGCCTTTGCGCTGCCTTCGCTGGCAGAGGGTATTTCCAACACCATCCTGGAGGCCATGGCCAGTGGCTTGCCCGTAGTCGCCACGGCCGTGGGCGGCAACGCCGACCTGGTGCTACAGGGGCAGACGGGATCCCTTACTTCTCCTTCTGATCCCCGGGCCATGGCCCTGCACCTCGTGGCGCTGGCCTCCAATCCTCAGCGGGCCCGCAACATGGGCCAGGCAGGTCGTCAGCGGGCGCAAACCATCTTCAGCCTGCAGGTGATGGTGTCGACCTACCAGCGGGTGTATGACCGGCAATTGCGCCGCTTGTGCCCTGTACGATCCGCCCGGCAACATCAATAA
- a CDS encoding nucleotide sugar dehydrogenase → MSVVAVIGLGYVGLPLVVEFGKHFRTIGFDIAEFKVESCLRGVDPSRELTDDEMQASPHAVYTADPTLLAEADIIVVAVPTPVDNAHIPDFRPLIGASTSVGRHMKKGAIVVYESTVYPGATEEVCIPVLERESGLKWKQDFFVGYSPERINPGDKEHTLTKILKIVAGDTPETLNKVAALYETIILPGVHRASDIKTAEAAKVIENTQRDLNISLMNELSIIFDKLGIDTTGVLAAAGTKWNFLNFKPGLVGGHCIGVDPYYLTHKAEMLGYTPQVILAGRRINDGMGKFIAEQTIKHMIATGSYVKGAKVNVLGLTFKENCGDLRNSKVIDIINELKTYGVEVCVTDPRAESDEAVREYGVPLLPWNDLPRADAIVAAVAHREFIALTVDDFGRKLVRGGAFIDVKAAFDRHAIEGAGYRLWRL, encoded by the coding sequence ATGTCTGTGGTCGCCGTAATCGGTTTGGGTTATGTGGGTTTGCCTCTGGTGGTGGAGTTTGGCAAACACTTTCGCACCATCGGGTTTGATATTGCCGAGTTCAAAGTTGAGTCATGCCTGAGAGGTGTTGACCCCTCCCGTGAATTGACGGACGATGAAATGCAGGCTTCTCCCCATGCTGTCTACACCGCAGACCCCACTTTGCTGGCCGAGGCCGACATCATCGTCGTGGCTGTTCCTACGCCGGTGGACAATGCTCACATCCCTGATTTTCGCCCGCTCATTGGCGCCAGCACCAGCGTCGGGCGTCATATGAAAAAAGGGGCCATCGTGGTCTATGAATCCACGGTTTACCCTGGCGCCACCGAAGAAGTTTGCATTCCGGTACTGGAGCGCGAGTCTGGCCTGAAGTGGAAGCAGGATTTTTTTGTGGGCTATTCGCCTGAACGCATCAACCCCGGCGACAAAGAGCACACCCTCACCAAAATCCTAAAAATCGTGGCGGGCGACACCCCTGAGACGCTGAATAAAGTTGCTGCGCTGTATGAAACCATCATCCTGCCTGGCGTCCATCGCGCATCGGACATCAAAACCGCGGAGGCCGCCAAGGTGATCGAGAACACGCAGCGTGATTTGAATATTTCGCTGATGAACGAGCTCTCCATCATCTTCGACAAGCTCGGTATCGACACTACCGGGGTGCTCGCGGCGGCCGGTACCAAATGGAATTTTCTTAATTTCAAACCCGGCCTGGTGGGCGGCCATTGCATTGGCGTTGACCCCTACTACCTGACCCACAAGGCCGAAATGCTGGGCTACACCCCGCAAGTCATTTTGGCGGGTCGACGCATCAACGACGGCATGGGCAAGTTCATTGCCGAGCAGACCATCAAGCACATGATCGCAACCGGCAGCTATGTCAAAGGCGCCAAAGTGAACGTACTCGGACTCACCTTCAAGGAAAACTGTGGCGACCTGCGCAACTCGAAGGTGATTGACATCATCAATGAGCTCAAAACCTATGGTGTAGAAGTGTGTGTGACCGACCCGCGCGCCGAGTCGGATGAAGCTGTGCGCGAATATGGTGTCCCGCTGCTGCCATGGAACGATTTGCCCCGGGCCGACGCGATTGTGGCCGCCGTGGCTCACCGCGAATTTATCGCGCTGACTGTTGATGACTTTGGTCGAAAACTCGTCAGGGGGGGCGCATTTATCGACGTCAAGGCCGCTTTCGACCGCCATGCCATCGAAGGCGCCGGCTACAGACTCTGGCGCCTGTAA